CTCCTCAAAATTATCTGAAGACAGTAAGTCAATTTCCCGTCCTGTTGCCTGAAGATGAGGATGATGCAAAACGGGTACAAGGAGCAAAAATAAATATTACGGCACGACTAGACGTGCATAATAAAAAAATATTACTGCATAAAGAGCTGCAATTCTTCTTCTTTTCTCATAAGCAATCACAGGAAACTACAGCTAAGAACGATAACTCTTTATCGCCAGAGACAGAGTTTCAGCAAATTTAATAAGGGGGCGTCGTCGATGCTTATATAGACAACCCGGTTGCAAGCAACAGGCTACAGCTAAGTTAAATAGCAGTTGCTTGCAACCGGGTTTTTCACGAGCAATTATTGAAATGGAAACAGTTCCCATGAACCTGTGGAGGGGCCGATGACTAGCCAATTTCCTCGTTCAGATTGAAAATAAACATCATTGGTGCGATTGTCTTTATAAATATTAGACTTCATGACAACATTATCTGTGATGAACCTTGACCTTCCGATACCCACGATTTGCCCGGCCTCCAAATCGTCTGTCGCTTCAAGTACCACTGCTGCGAGATTTCCAGTTTCTGTGTCGATTAAAAGATTGGTAGAGTGTAGTTCGCTGCCTTCTTCCCATGATATTTCTTGCAAGCTGCTTCTTTTATTATCGAGTAGCGCGCTTATCCTGCTTTGTTTCAAAGCAACATCAACGATAATGGGATCGATTTGAGTTTCTTTAATTGCATCTATCTGATCAGGTATTTCTAATAATTGAATGGCCTCAAATACCCCACTTAAAATCATTAGGCCCCCCGTCACCCCGAGGGTTGAAAATCCCCTGGCAACCCCTTTGTAATTAAATCGGCTGTTGCTAATTTTAATTTTAAAATCTTTCAGTAAGACTTGCTTTACTCGTTCTGAAATCGGCATCTTTGTTTAACCAGAGTGCTTGTTTATAGTATTCATAGTTGCATTTTATATGGCAAATTAATCGCTCCAGTTCAACATTAGCATCTGCAATATCAGTAATCGAAACAAAGTCAGCAATTGTCTTAACATAGGGGGCTGCTTGTGAATCACTGGATAGATTTTCATTAACAGCTCCAGTGGGGGATAATTTTGTATTTTTAAAGAATGATTGAGCTGCCTCGACATCATTATGTAAACCGGCGTCGTCTCTGAGTGATGACAATAATGTTCCACCACCCACTTCAAGACCAGCACCTACAGCTGCCCCAATCCCAGCACCAATTGCAGTTCCTAACCCAGGTTCTATCAAGGTACCAATAACAGCCCCCGCTATAGCTGCTGCCTGTGTGCTTAAAAAGAACTCCACAACACCTGCTAAAAATCGGCAGCATCGTTTGGAACCCCAAAAGATTGGAAAAATTTAGAAATTTCTCCTGAAATGGGATCCATGAATTGATAATCATTTTCGTCAACCTTTGCAAAGAAATCGATCATTGCTCTTTCAGCTGGTTTATTATCATCCATCGATTTTTTTAGTGCCTTTAAAGCATTTATCGCATCATTCTTGATAGATAGTGAAATCAGATATAAAACATGTCTTGCACGGCTCGGATGATTCAGCAGTTCAATGATAAAATTGGTGACTTTAGTCACGGTGTCATCGATTTTTGCTAAATCCAAACTTTTGGCAAAATCAACAAAAGGCTTTTGTGAACCTGCAATTTTATTAAAATCCTCGATAATCTGCTTTCTGTATTCTGCAAATTCCTTTTCTAAATTTGAAGTCGTTGAAGTGGAGCTTGATGTGGGATTAGTCCCCGATTGAACAAAATCACCCTCAAGGAGTTTTTTCACTTTATTGAATGACGCAATTTTCTTGGCTGCCTCAAATCCAGGAAGAAATATTTTGTCTAATAACGCGCTTTTGAGAATATTTTCATGACATAAAATGAAATGGTCATTAATGCGCTTGGGCGTTAATGGTTTATTCTCATAGATTACAGAATAAGGAAGCAGAACACAGGGGCGAATGGTTGATAATCGCGTGACAATAGTATAATTTGAAATTATTTCAAAATAATTAAATTGTACTGTATGACATCTGTTTGTATTTGAAACCACGCGAGTTTGTTTGTTTTCGATTCCAGAGTCTCTGGTTTCTTCTATCCTTACTTTTCTATTTTGCTTAAAATCATTGGCAGTATTAATCACACTTTCAGTGGTGTTTGTTATCGTATTTGATACATGAGGCTGGAGTTGTGACGAAATACCGCCATCAGCACCAGCTTCCAGGGTTATAGGCGTATCAGGAATTTTAATGCTTCCTCCCTCATGACCATTCAGATGCAATTGATTATTAGCTGTAAGCTCGTCCAAGATTTGTTTAGTATCCCGCTGTGTAACAGTCGAGCTCGATTTCAGCTCAAGCTCGGTGGATAATTCATTCTCATTTTTAATAATTGATTTATCCCAGTAGTGATATTCCAGCGTTACGGTTTCTCCAGGAGCAAGCTCTAATGTTTTTATTAATTCCCCGCGTGAATAACCCAGGTGATGCCATTCCTGCTCATAGCTAACAAATAGTCCGACGGAATATTTTAATGAGTACGTAAAATAAGGATTGAACAAAGGACTTATTGAGATTGCATGAGACAATTTATCAAGATCCTGTAAATCCTTTTTAGAAATTTGAATAAAAGGGCGAATGTTACTGATAAATAATTTATTTTGAGCATCCTCGATGTCATTGATAAATTGCTGATAGATTTTATGGACTTCGGTTTCGTCAATTTTTTGTTTCGCGCTTACAATTTTATTTTGAGCGAGTAACTGTAGTTTTTCTGCTGTTCTGCCTTTTGAAGCGGGGGCTGGTATGAGTCCAGAATTGATTTGTTTTGTGATTGGAATATTGTCATGAAGATGGGCAGCAATTTTATTTGCGGCACTTTCTTTCTGTTTAGCCGTTAAGTGCTTGAAGGGGTGACAAGGATTAAAATAAAGATTCTTCTTGCCGCATTTATCAGGCTTAATAATTGGAGAAATCTGGCTATATCTAACAATAGATGGCTCTTTGTTTACCTTAAGCTTTGAATCACACTCAGCGAGTTGAGTTAGCTCAACGGTAACCTCTCCAGTACTATCTCCCTTAGTTTTCATACACTCTCCATATTCCATTCTGGATAAGCTTTTTACTGCGATTGATTAATTATTGCACATATTTGAAAAATGTTCTGAATCCTCTAGACTTCATACTTAAAGAAATATTATCTCATCAGTAGACTACAACCATTGCGCAACAATAGAATCACACATTTGCAAGAACTTTTAAGAGATTTCTCTCGATGTTGAAGTGAGCGGCTGAACTCATTGGTGGCGCTAAGTCAAATAATTATCTTTTCCTTATTCATGAGAAAAATTGGCACAGATTACATATAATATAATCAATAATCAACAATGATTATCAGAGGATGGCTATGAAAATCATTCTATTTTTAGGGTTTATGACCATGAGTTTTGCCTCTTCGGGAGCCATCATTTTCGTTCAGGGGCTACCCATGGCGTTGGAACAAAGGAACGACGTTTATCTTCTCCCTCCATCAAACGTAACACCATCCAATGCAGTTTTATTCTATATCACTATGGATGGGGTCAATAAATTATGTGTTTTAGATACCCACATTAACGGAGGCTTTTATCAAATTACCCAAGTTGCATTTTTAATTAATGGGAATCGAACAGTGTGGAATTGCTATGCTTATGAAACCGAGGTGGTTAAGGTCCTACCGTGGTAGGGTAGGTCGTTTAGCCCATAAATAACCAATGAGTAAACGACCAACCTATGTTGAAATGTTAATCAAAGATACATAGTAGAGCGGATTTCTTCGAATCGCGTATTATCCTGTGCCTGCCTATTTTGTGTGGCTTGCAGTTCCTTCTCCTCTTGTTCTTGTTGAGTCTTTAGTTTCATAAGTTCAATCATATTATGAGTTTTTAGTTCTTCTAAAATAGCCACTAATAAAAGGTCCGTCGTAGTTTCTATCTTTATTTCTTGAGCAGGTGGTTGTATTTCTTTAAAGGGTTGTACTTCAGTTGACGAAGGTTTCTGTTTTTGATTGAAAAAAAGTTGTGTTTCCTGGTTTGAGTAAGGTTGTTTAGTTTTATTATTTCCATGAACTATACGAGTATTTGCATCTTTCTTACCCATGGTGAGCTCCTTTTCCTTATGAGTCTCTTCCAGATTAATCCGAATCTTTAGCCAAATGCAAATGTTTTTTTCATACATTGCAAAATTTGAGGTTTCATTATTAATATTACACAGGTGAAAACTTTAAATTCACTCTTAAGAAACATTTTTAGCTATTAGCCCTTAAACATCAACGCGTTCGAACTTGATATCACAATAAAGGGATTGCCGAAGTGTCTGGTAATCCTGTATACACTGCGCAGGCTGATGCTGAACTCAAATGAACAAACAACATAAAAACACTTTGCAAATAAAGTGTAAAATCCTGACAGTAATCTCTTATGTCCAAATTAGCGGGTGATAAAATGAATGGACATAATATTAAGGTAGTAAATCATGGTCAAACTTGCAGATAAAGAGAGTAAGGATAAAGAGAGTAAAAAGGATTTAAGAAGCAAAGCTATCGAAAATAACCCATGTAGTTTATGTCGAGCATTTGGCTTACCTGTTTGCCGCGGGCACGGGGGGGGGCGGGGGCGGTGGTGAGTCTGGGGGCGGTTCAGGAAGTGATGAGTGGACTAATGACGAGACATACACTAATGAAGATGGTCTTTCACCCGATTTAAAACCCACGCCTGTTGAAGCTATTTCCGTATCCTCATTTTTAGATGAAAGCGAAGTTTGGCATGAATCAAGCGAAGAGGATTTGTTGTATTTATTCGAGGGTGATTTAGCCATTTTGTCTCTGTCCCTTGATCTATCTCATGGATTAATCACCTTCAAAGGCGATGAGAATCTTAATCAGAAGGACCAAGCGGATCTTGATGCATTATATGATGCAATTAATGGTGAATTTAAACAATTTGCAAAAGAGTTAAATGATAGAGGAATTCAGTTTCATGGCACGTTAACCAGGGAAAACAATAACTTATTCATTCAAATTCCTGATAAGAAACAATATGATGCCTTTGTCACGAGATTGACCGATAAGAATTTGATTCCTACACGAAAAGTTGAATTAGATCTCACACAGTCCGCAAAACAAAAAATTGTAGCAGACCAAGATTTTCAAGCAGAGTTCTATAAGTCACCAACTCCTTACGATATCTCCCGCGGTCCTAAGCTACCAGAGTAATAAACAAAGAGGGTTGGGACATTTTGGCCCAACCTTTAGCATTGAATCTCCAGTTTATTTTTTCTTATCCCTTTGCGGATTATGAAAATAAACCAAGCTAACGAGCAAATTACTCTTATGAACACACTGACGAAACATCAAAAAAATGCTCATTGATGGTAAAGCTGGCTCAATAGTTGATTATCATTATAAATGAGGATGCAGGTTAATTTTTGCGGGTCGGTCCCCATGGCTCGCCACGCTTACCTTTCATTTGTAAATTAATAGTGAAAAAAAGAAATTGCACCCAAGTATGAGACTACGCTTGTTATAATTTAGGTTGAAAAACTTTATTAAGTGCCGGGGTGTTTTATGAAAGAACGACAGGAATTAATGAAAGAACTGCTTGCTAATGCAAATATTCCTGCATTATCGTTATCCTGGTGTCAAAAAGAGACTCGCCATGCTATGGCTTACGGGGAGACAGACACAAAAGCACCCAGCCAGGTTAATACCCATACTTTATTTCAAGCGGCATCTCTTAGTAAGCCCGTATCAGCAGCAATTGTTTTAGACTTGGTTGAACAGGATTTAAATAAAGACCTCCCGGATAAGTGGGATTTAGACACGCCCCTTTTTAAATATTCCTCCTTTGGGCCACCTGAACTTGAGAAAGACCCGAATTATCAAAAACTAACAATGCGCATGGTAATTGGACAATGTTCTGGTCTAGCCAACTTTGGACAGGACGGAGATGATGGGAAAAAATTTATTGCAACACCTAACTCGCGATTTACCTATTCAGGTGTGGCACTTGATTTTTTAAAGGAGGTTATTGAGAAAAAAACGGGTAAGGAATGGGAAGCAATCGCTCAAGACTTTTTTATCAAAGCCGGTATGAAGAGTTCTACTTTTAAACGCTTGCCAGCCAGCCCTCTTGTTGCCAGCGCGCATAAAGAAGATACAAATGGTGCTCTTCAACCTTTACCAGTAGTGCCAGACAACTCACCCGGGGTTCCT
The nucleotide sequence above comes from Legionella hackeliae. Encoded proteins:
- a CDS encoding serine hydrolase domain-containing protein — protein: MKERQELMKELLANANIPALSLSWCQKETRHAMAYGETDTKAPSQVNTHTLFQAASLSKPVSAAIVLDLVEQDLNKDLPDKWDLDTPLFKYSSFGPPELEKDPNYQKLTMRMVIGQCSGLANFGQDGDDGKKFIATPNSRFTYSGVALDFLKEVIEKKTGKEWEAIAQDFFIKAGMKSSTFKRLPASPLVASAHKEDTNGALQPLPVVPDNSPGVPAGSLLTTAEDYITFLQYCFKNEFLKSKLLTGTLSSLPPTSSPTSQVQWGLGMGVYSDSNLKKTIAFHWGNNTGSISFCAMDMATGDCVVSLANSINGPSVFQQVAEPIVGDMSQLFEWLSKYCGFNDESRPKAPDAIASTVRSIHSLAKTDSVDNGVKITAHFKQGVRQLQKSDIASTVSDDPDTSTVINP